TCCGGCGTGTCCTCGGTCAGCAACCGCTCCATCGCCGCTTCGTTGCGTTCGAACAGTTCGTCGTACGCGTCGTTGAACCACGACGCGTCACGCGGGTCCGAACGCGCCTCCCCGCGTCGATCCTCGGCTGCGTGGATTACGCGCGTCCAGTATCGGTGGAAGAACTCCGCGTGCTTGGCCTCCTCGTAGAGCTGGGTGGTGACGAACAGCTGGTCGTCGACGTCGTCGAGGACGACCGCGAGCGGCGACAGGTCCTCGGTGACGGCCTCCTCGCCGGCACCGAAGAGCGCGAGCGTCCGCCGGAGCGAGTCGAACGCGTCCGCGTCGAGGTCGGCGACGCGCTCGACGTCCGCGGAGAGGTCGATCTCGGCGGGATCCCAGTGGCGTTCGACGGCGTTGCGGTAGTACCGGAACGAACTCGCGTCCTCGTCGATGCCGGTGCGGTCCGCGGCGTCGGTCATGCGCCGGCCTATGGTATCTCCGGCAATCAATCTCCCGGACGACTCGACGACGGCCACCGCGGCCCCTGGAGGTTCCAGGCCCGCTGCGGCGCTGCGGGTCGTTTGTGGGGCTTTGATTACGGACCGGTCGTAGGAATGGGGTATGCGACTGGAGGAGTACTGGGGAGTCGGCCCGAAGACGCGGGCGTTGCTCGTCGAGGAACTGGGCGTGGACGCGGCGATCGACGCCATCGAGTCGGCGGACGTGCGGGCGCTCGTCGACGCCGGCGTCCCTCGTGGACGTGCGACGCGCATCCTCCGTCGAGCGACGGGAGGAGCCGGGATGGACGTGCTCGCGACGAGCGACGCGCGCGAGGTGTACAAGGAGATACTGTCTATCGCGGGGTCGTTCGCGCTCACGGACGGGGCGGCGGACGCCATCCACGTGCTGACGCCGCTTTCCGACGTGGACGCAATGGGCGAGCGACTCGCGGACGTCGAGGCGGCGCGCGCGTCCTGGGAGGCGCTGTCGAGCGAGGAGCGGTCGGCGGTCGAGGCGGCGTTCGCGACGTACGACGACGCGGGCGGTGGGGAGAAGGCCGCTGTGGAGGCGGCCGTGGCGCTCCTCGACGCTGGCGTCGTGCGCGAGGACGGCGTGTTCGCGCCGCTCGCCGACCTGGACCGGGAGGCGCTCGCGGACGCGGCGCGTGCGCTCGGTGCGCTCCGCGAGGGTCGCGTCGCACCGGGTGCCGACGACCGGTTGGACGCGCTCCGCGAGCACGTCGCGGACGTCGAGACCCTGGAGGCGAACGCGGCGTCGGTCGTCGAGGAGATCCGGGAGGGGAGCGCACCGACGGCGGGTGGGTTCCAGGACGCGTTCGTCGACCACGTCTGCGCGGAGACGGGCGTGGACGCGGCGCGCGTGCGGGACGCGGCACCGACGGAGGCGCGGGACGCGACGGACTTCGTGAACGAAGCGCTCCGGTCGCTCGCGGGCGACCTCAGGGAGGCCGTGGACGACCGCGAGCGCGAGGTCCGCGTCGACCTCCAGGGTGCGGTGGCGGACGCGCGCGAGGACGTCGACCGGGCGGTGGCGGCGGTCGACGACGTGGCGTTCGAGCTGTCGCTCGCGCGGTTCGCGGCGGCGTTCGACTTGACGTCGCCGTCGTTCGTCGAGAACGCGGTCGCGGTCGAGGGGGCGCGGAACCTCTCGCTCGCGGCGGGCGGCGAGGAGTCGCTGCAGCCGGTGCGGTACGCGCTCGGCGAGCACTCGTTGGCGCCGCCGCCGGGCCAGCAGCGCGTGAGCGTCCTGACGGGCGCGAACTCGGGCGGGAAGACGACGCTCCTGGAGACGCTCTGCCAGGTGGTATTGCTCGCGCACATGGGGTTGCCGGTGCCGGCGGACCGGGCGGAGGTCGGGCGGTTCGATTCGGTCGTGTTCCATCGTCGGCACGCGAGCTTCAACGCGGGCGTGCTGGAGTCGACGCTCCGGAACGTGGTGCCGCCCCTGACGGAGGAGGGGCGGACGTTGATGCTCGTCGACGAGTTCGAGGCGATCACGGAGCCGGGGAGTGCGGCGGACCTCCTGCACGGCCTGGTGACGCTGTCGGTGGAGAAGGCGGCGCTGGGGACGTTCGTCACGCACCTCGCGGACGACCTGGAGCCGCTGCCGTCGACGGCGCGCGTCGACGGGATCTTCGCGGAGGGCCTGACGCCGGACCTCGAATTGGAGGTGGACTACCAGCCGCGGTTCGGGGAGGTCGGGCGGTCGACGCCGGAGTTCATCGTGTCGCGGCTGGTCGCGAACGCGGACGACCGCGCGGAGCGCTCGGGGTTCGAGACGCTCGCGGAGGCGGTCGGGCACGAGGTCGTCCAGCGGACGCTCGCGGACGCGCGGTGGACGGAGTCGTAGGCGCGCGGGCTTCTGTGCGGTCGGGTCGCTGGTGCTGGGGAGCGTTGGACGCTGGTGCTGGGGAGCGTTGGACGCTGGTGCTGGGGAGCGTTGGACGCTGGTGCTGGAGGAAGGAGGTCGCGGCAGGAAGTGGGTACGTCGGTGCCCCAGGGGTGAGGCTGTAGTCCGTTGGGGGTGGACCGCTTTGGTTGGGAGGGTCGGTGGGGGTGGTCGGGGTCCGACGGGGTCGTCGGTCAGATCTTCTTGTTGCTGATGACGACGCGGTCGGTGCTGGAGCGGTGGTGGATGTAGGAGTTCAGGCCGCTGCGCAGCAGGAGGAGGCCGACGAGGAGCGTGGCGATCGCGGCCAGTAGGTACTCGGTGGCGGGGAGTCCGGTCCCGAGGAACGGTCCTTTCATGAGGAACCACGCGGCAGCGCTCGTGGTGAACAGTCCGATCGCGGCGACACATGCGCCTAATTTCCGACCCATATAGTCAATGGATACTGGCCACAAGCCTAAAGGTATTCGTTCGTTGCTAACCAATATTGCATGAATAGTATCCGCGAGTAGAAGACGGGTTCCGGGAGGGTGGTCGGAGAAGATGGCCTCGAACGCGGGGCCGGAGTGGAGATGTGGAATCGAAACCGGTGTCGGCCGCGAGGGACCGTCGTAGTCGGCGACCTAGCGGACGTCGATCTCGTGACCGCGCTCGATCTCGTCCTCGAGGATGGGGATGGTCACTTCGAGGACGCCGTTCTGGTAGGACGCCTCGATGGCCTCGACGTCGACCGCGCCGGGGATGGCGACGGTCTCGTTCGTGCGTCGCGAGTGCCGGACGAACGACGTCTCGGACTCCTCGCTGACCTCGGTCGCCGCGGCGATCTCGAGGTGGCCGTCGTGGAAGACGAGGTCGATCTCGTCGGTCTCGAACCCGGGGAGGTCCATCACGAACACGAAGCTGTCCTCGTCCTCGTAGAGGTTCGTCGCGCTACCCATGCGGTCCATGCTGTCCCTGCGGGCCATGCCGTCCGTGCCGTCTGTCGTGCGCCCCTCGAGCATCTGGGTCGCGTCGCGGTCGCCGAACGGGCCGTCCGTCCACATGTTCTCGAACATTCGGTCCATCTGCTCGAACATCTGACTCATGCTGGGGTTCGTGGTGGTGAAATCTCGCATTGTAATCATCCTTATATAGGCGTCTTAAGTATATAAATACGTAGCGAGCAGAGCTAGCACGCTCTTTCCGGGTATCTGGAACGGATTTGGAGGGATAGTATAACGAATCCGTCTCTTCGCTTCGGCCGGCGGTCGCGCCTTCTCAGTCCTCGACGGCGTCGCTGGCGTCCTGGACGAGGCCGTCGAGTATCTCCGGCGTCGTCGGGTGGTACGCGCGGTCGGGGATCTCGCGGACGTCGAGTTCCATCTCGACGGCGAGTTGCATCGTCTTCGCCATCGCGTCCGCGTGGTAGTGCAGTCCCTGGTAGCCGAGGACGGTGCCGTCGTCGGCGTCGACGACGAGGCTCGCACGGCCATCGGGGACGTCCTTCGTCGTGAAGACGCCGTCGTCGCTCGCCCCGCGCGTGACGTGAACGTACTCGAGGTCGGCGGCCTCGGCGCTCGCTTTCGAGTGACCGAGGCGAGCGTAGGGATAGACGCCGAGTGCGGAGAAGACGACGTGGTGGTGGACGTTCTCGTACGCGGCGATGGTATCGGTGTCGTCGCGGGCGTGCGCGAGGAGGTTCTCGGCGGCCTGGAATCCCTGTTCCTTGGCGACGTGGAGGATGGGTTCCTTGGCGTTCGCGTCGCCGACGACGAACACGCGGTCGTCGTCGACGGCCTGCATCGTGTCCCGCACCCACTCTCCGCCCGAGTCGGGGTCGAGGCGCGTGCGTTCGAGGCCGAGACCGTGGACGTTCGGGTTCCGGCCGGCGAACACGAACAGCTCCTCGCCCTCGACGGCGACCTCGTTCCCGTCGACGTCGTCGACGTAGAGGCGGACGCCGCCGTCCTCGGTCGACTCGACGCGGCGCTCGTAGGCGTGCCGGCGAACGTCCACGTCCCACTCCTTCTCGTAGATCTCAAGGAGGTCGTCGCCGAACGCCGGGTCGGCCTCGTCCAGCGGCCGCGCGTCGTGCTCGATCACGGTCAGGTCCGTGCCGCCTGCTTCCGCGATGTACGGCACGAGCTCCAGGCCGACGTACCCGAAGCCGATCACGATGCCAGAATCCGGGAGGTCGGTGGCGTCGAGCACGTCGTCGCTCGTCCGGTAGCCGACGGTCTCGATGCCGGGGATCTCGGGGACGTTCGGAGAGGAGCCGGTGGCGACGACGACGTAGTCGAACTCGACGGTCCGGTCGGCGAACGCGAGCGTGCGATCGTCCACGAACCGCGCGGTGTCGTGGTGGAACGCGACGTCGTCGCGCTCGGCGAGGTCGTGGATCGCCGCCCGGCGGTGCTCGGCGAACCCGAGCACGTGGTCGTCTTTCGTCTCCACGACCGCGTCCAGGTCGACGTCCGGCGGGTCGCCGACGAGCCGGTGGTCGTGGCGCGCCTGGAACCGGTGCGCGCCCGCCGAGATCACCTCCTTTGACGGCATGCATCCCCGGAGGATGCAGAGCCCACCGCCCGGTTCGCCGTCGTCGATCAGCGTCAACTCGACGCCGGGTTCGTCGGCGAGCTCGCCCGCGACTGCCGCGCCGGCGCTCCCGTACGCGCCCACGATTGCGACGTGCGTCATGCCCGGCACTCCGGGAGGGACGCAGAAAGGGGTTCGCCCCGGGCGTCCACGCGACGCACGGCCGTTCGTCGGGGTGGTTGCGCGCAGCCGGTCGACCTACCGCGAGATCCCGTCCATGCCTTCGTTGACGACCGATTCGACCTCGGGTCGGGTCACCGTCGCCACGTCGCCCGGGATGGTGCGCTTCAGCGCCGCGGTCGCGGCCGCGTACTGCAGCGCCTTCTGGATGTCCGCCCCGGAGAGGCGCTGTGCAAGGAACGCGCCCGCGAACGCGTCGCCGGTCCCGACCGGGTCGACGGTGTCGGTCTCGAACGCCGGCTGTTCATGGATGACGTTGTCGTTCCACGCCAGCGCGCCCTGATCGCCTCGGGTCACGACGACGGTCTCGAAGTCGAACTCGGAGGCGAGGTGGTGCGCGAGCTGCGTCGCGTCCCCGTCGTAGTTCAGGACCGCCTTCGCGTCCTTCAGCGCGATGACGAGGACGTCCACGACCTGGAAGAACTGCGTGATCGTCTTCCGGGCCTCCTCGGGCGACCAGAGCTTCGACCGGTAGTTCACGTCGAACGCCGTCATCGTCCCCGCCTGCTGGGCGGCGTCGAGTAGCGTCGCCGTCGTCTCCCGGAGCTGCGGGCTGAGCGCGGGCGTGATGCCGGTCGTGTAGAACGTCGACGCCTTCCTGACGCGGTCGACGTCCAGTTCCTCGGGCGTCGCGGTCGTCACCGCTGCGTCCTCGCGGTCGTAGACGACGTTCGACCCGCGCGGTCGCCCACCTGATTCGAGGTAGTACGTGCCCTGACGGACGTCGTCGTCCTCGGTCCACACGACGTCCGTGTTGACGCCGTGCTGGCGGATCTCGCCGTCGACGCGATGCCCGAGTGCAGTATCGGGGAGCTTCGACATCCACGTCGTCACGGCACCGAGTCGCTCGGCGGCGATCGCGGTGTTGGACTCCGCGCCCGCCGCCCGGACCTCGAACTCGCGTGCGGTCTCCAGTCGCTCGTCGTTCGGCGGCGAGAGACGGAGCATCGTCTCCCCGAACGTGACGAGGTCGTCGCTCATCGACCCACCCCAGTGGTCGGCTGTCCGGTCATACCAGTACCGTCAGCACGAATCGGTATAAGTCTCCCCCGGCACGGCCCCCCGGGGCTGGCGAGTGCGTCGTCGGCCCCCGCGGTCAGTCGTCGACGGGGTCGTGCTCGGCGACGAGGACGCCGTCGGCGAGGTGGACGTCGCGGTCGAACGCGCGTGCGACCGCGCAGTTCGTCTCGACGTGGTCGGTGACCGCGGTCGGCCGGACCCGGCCGCCGCCGCGTGCGAGCGGGAGGACGAGCTGGTCCGCGGCGTGCGCGTCGACGACCGGTGGACTCGCGGGGCCGCCACGTCCGGGACTCGTCCGGCCTTGCTGGTGGAATGCGAGTGCGTCCGTGGCAGCGTCTGCACCGACGGCTTCCGCGGGCGTTCCGGGTTCGCCGAGCGCGGTGAAGCCGGCGACCGTGTGCTCGTACTCGAGCCTGACGAGGACGCTCGCGCCCGTCCCCGGCGAGCGCACGCTCCGCGCGGCGGTCGCGTCGACGGCGACCCCGACGTCCTCCAGGGCGTCGAGCGCGCCGTCGACGAGCCGGTCGGCGACGTCGGCGTCCGCGAGGTCCGCCGAGGCGACCGCCTCGACGCTCGCGCCTTCGAACCGACCGCGACGATCGAACCGCACGCGCTCGGTGGCCGCCGGCTCGACGTGCAGGGTCGCCTCCCCGCCACCCTTCGGGTAGAAGCCGCGTCGGGCGACGTCGACGGTCGCGCGCCAGCCGGCGCGGCGCGCGAGCGGGAGGCGGACGGTCCGGTAGTAGTCCAGGGTCGGCGACCACGCGACGTCCGTCCCGCCGGTCGCCGTCACCGACAGCTCCGCGTCGAGCGCGACGCACAGTGGGAGGACGGTCTCGAACACGAGCGCGACCGCGCCGGCGGTCCCGACGGCCACCTCGATCGAGCCGCCGCGGACGCGACCGGGGTCGAACGCGACCGTCTCGCTCCCCAGTTCCGCGCCGTCCACGTCGGCATCGCAGGCCGCCGCGGCGGCCTCGACGCACGCGAGATGCTGGTGCTTCAGTCCCGGCTTCCGTCGGTCGCCGCGGACGTGCTCGACGCGTACCGCGTCGCCGGAGAGCGCGGCGAGCGACAGCGCCGACCGGAGGATCTGGCCGCCACCCGCGCTCCCGTCGATCTCGATCATCGTCGACGACTCACGCGTCCCACCACGGACGCCGACTCACGTTTCCCGCCGGCCGCCGTGGCCGGGGTAGTCGCGCTCGAAGCGATCCTCGACCTCGCCGTGGTCGAACCGGACGATCGTCGGCCGGCCGTGCGGGCACGCGAACGGGTTCTCGCAGTCGTCGAGTGCGCCCAGCAGGTCGACGACCGACCCCTCCGTCAGCGACGTGTTCGCCGTCACGGACGGATAGCACGCGAGGTCGGCGACGAACGCGTCCGCGAGCGCGTCGACGGTCGCCGCGCCGTCGTCGTCGCTCGCCAGGAACCCCGAGAGCACGTCCCGGACGTCCTCGGGGGCGAGCGTCTCGTCGAACACCGCCGGCACCGTCGTCACCGTCACCTCCCGACCGCTCGCGGCGTCCTCGCTGCTATCGGTACGCTCGGCGTGGAACCCGAGCGTCGCGAGCGCCTCCCGGTACGCGGGGAACGCCTCGGCTTCGCCCGCGGTGAGTTCGAGCGTCACCGGCTCCGCGAGCGCCTGCGCGGTCGCGTCCGACTCGAACGCCGCCCGCAGTCGCTCGTAGTTCACGCGCTCGTCGGCCGCGTGCTGGTCGACGAGCACCAGCCCGTCCTCGGTCTCCGCGACCAGGTACGTGTCCCGGTACTGGCCGAGGACGCGCATCGCCGGCAACCGCTCGTACTCGTCGCCCGGCGTCGCCGCCTCCCCCGTCAACGTCCGCTGCTCGAGGCCGCCACCGAACCGCGGCGACGACTCGGCGTCGCGGGCAGTCGACGACTCGCGCGACTCGACGGCGTCGCCGCTGGCGGACGCGGTCGTCTCCGTCGCGCCGTCGAACGACGCGGACGCGCCGGAGTCGGTCGACGGAGTCGCGCTCGAATCCGGCTCTGGCGACTCCCGCGTCGTCGCGTCGTCGACCGGCGCGGACGCGTCCGGCGCGACCGAGCCCCCCGACGACTCGGACGACGCCGCGTCGGGGCCGGTCGTCGTCTCAGAACCGGTCGTCGTGGCGTCGGAGTCGGTCGTCGCCGTCTCAGAATCGGTCGTCGTCGCGACATCGGCGTCGGTCGGCGTGGCGTCGACGTCGCCAGCGTCGGGCGCGTCGCCGTCCTCGTCGTCCGCGCTCGCGCCGGCTTCGCGCGGACCTGCGTCGCTCGGACTGGCGTCGGCCGTCGACGCGGCGTCGTCGGCGAGGTCGCTCGCGGTCGTCGGCTCGACCGCGGCCTCGGCGGGCTTCGAGCGGCCGCGCGGCGCCGAGGAGCGGACGAGGCCGGCGTCCAGCAGCGCGCCCTGGACGGCGTCGCGGACCTGGCGCTTCATCGCGGCCTCGTCGGCGAACCGGACCTCCATCTTCCGCGGGTGGACGTTCACGTCGACGTCGCCGGCGGGGACGTCGAGGAACAGCGCGGTGAACGGGTACCGGTCGGCGTCCAGCTGGCCGCCGTAGGCTTCGAGGACGGCTTCGCGGACCGCGCTCGCCGAGACGGCGCGGCCGTTCACGAACACGGAGACGTACTCGCGCGCGCTCCGGTTCGTCTCCGGATCCGAGACGAGCCCAGTCACGTCGTCGAGGGGGCCGTCGGGAATCTCCACGTCGTCCACGGGGTGCATCGCTTCAGCGACTTCGCGGCCGTAGACGGCCATCACGGTCGCGTGGCGGTCGCCCCGGCCCGGCGTCGCGAACACCTCCCGGCCGTCGTGCTCGAGACGCACCGCGACGTCGGGGTTCGCGAGCGCGTACGACCGGACGACGCGGTTCACGTGCGCGAACTCCG
Above is a genomic segment from Halorubellus sp. JP-L1 containing:
- a CDS encoding Hsp20/alpha crystallin family protein, which translates into the protein MRDFTTTNPSMSQMFEQMDRMFENMWTDGPFGDRDATQMLEGRTTDGTDGMARRDSMDRMGSATNLYEDEDSFVFVMDLPGFETDEIDLVFHDGHLEIAAATEVSEESETSFVRHSRRTNETVAIPGAVDVEAIEASYQNGVLEVTIPILEDEIERGHEIDVR
- a CDS encoding DNA mismatch repair protein, producing the protein MRLEEYWGVGPKTRALLVEELGVDAAIDAIESADVRALVDAGVPRGRATRILRRATGGAGMDVLATSDAREVYKEILSIAGSFALTDGAADAIHVLTPLSDVDAMGERLADVEAARASWEALSSEERSAVEAAFATYDDAGGGEKAAVEAAVALLDAGVVREDGVFAPLADLDREALADAARALGALREGRVAPGADDRLDALREHVADVETLEANAASVVEEIREGSAPTAGGFQDAFVDHVCAETGVDAARVRDAAPTEARDATDFVNEALRSLAGDLREAVDDREREVRVDLQGAVADAREDVDRAVAAVDDVAFELSLARFAAAFDLTSPSFVENAVAVEGARNLSLAAGGEESLQPVRYALGEHSLAPPPGQQRVSVLTGANSGGKTTLLETLCQVVLLAHMGLPVPADRAEVGRFDSVVFHRRHASFNAGVLESTLRNVVPPLTEEGRTLMLVDEFEAITEPGSAADLLHGLVTLSVEKAALGTFVTHLADDLEPLPSTARVDGIFAEGLTPDLELEVDYQPRFGEVGRSTPEFIVSRLVANADDRAERSGFETLAEAVGHEVVQRTLADARWTES
- a CDS encoding NAD(P)/FAD-dependent oxidoreductase produces the protein MTHVAIVGAYGSAGAAVAGELADEPGVELTLIDDGEPGGGLCILRGCMPSKEVISAGAHRFQARHDHRLVGDPPDVDLDAVVETKDDHVLGFAEHRRAAIHDLAERDDVAFHHDTARFVDDRTLAFADRTVEFDYVVVATGSSPNVPEIPGIETVGYRTSDDVLDATDLPDSGIVIGFGYVGLELVPYIAEAGGTDLTVIEHDARPLDEADPAFGDDLLEIYEKEWDVDVRRHAYERRVESTEDGGVRLYVDDVDGNEVAVEGEELFVFAGRNPNVHGLGLERTRLDPDSGGEWVRDTMQAVDDDRVFVVGDANAKEPILHVAKEQGFQAAENLLAHARDDTDTIAAYENVHHHVVFSALGVYPYARLGHSKASAEAADLEYVHVTRGASDDGVFTTKDVPDGRASLVVDADDGTVLGYQGLHYHADAMAKTMQLAVEMELDVREIPDRAYHPTTPEILDGLVQDASDAVED
- the kdgK1 gene encoding bifunctional 2-dehydro-3-deoxygluconokinase/2-dehydro-3-deoxygalactonokinase; the encoded protein is MSDDLVTFGETMLRLSPPNDERLETAREFEVRAAGAESNTAIAAERLGAVTTWMSKLPDTALGHRVDGEIRQHGVNTDVVWTEDDDVRQGTYYLESGGRPRGSNVVYDREDAAVTTATPEELDVDRVRKASTFYTTGITPALSPQLRETTATLLDAAQQAGTMTAFDVNYRSKLWSPEEARKTITQFFQVVDVLVIALKDAKAVLNYDGDATQLAHHLASEFDFETVVVTRGDQGALAWNDNVIHEQPAFETDTVDPVGTGDAFAGAFLAQRLSGADIQKALQYAAATAALKRTIPGDVATVTRPEVESVVNEGMDGISR
- the rtcA gene encoding RNA 3'-terminal phosphate cyclase, with protein sequence MIEIDGSAGGGQILRSALSLAALSGDAVRVEHVRGDRRKPGLKHQHLACVEAAAAACDADVDGAELGSETVAFDPGRVRGGSIEVAVGTAGAVALVFETVLPLCVALDAELSVTATGGTDVAWSPTLDYYRTVRLPLARRAGWRATVDVARRGFYPKGGGEATLHVEPAATERVRFDRRGRFEGASVEAVASADLADADVADRLVDGALDALEDVGVAVDATAARSVRSPGTGASVLVRLEYEHTVAGFTALGEPGTPAEAVGADAATDALAFHQQGRTSPGRGGPASPPVVDAHAADQLVLPLARGGGRVRPTAVTDHVETNCAVARAFDRDVHLADGVLVAEHDPVDD
- the mutL gene encoding DNA mismatch repair endonuclease MutL, with amino-acid sequence MTETDIRELDARTVERIAAGEVVERPASVVKELVENAIDAGAGRVAVAVDDGGVGGVTVRDDGHGMTEADVRASVREHTTSKIRHVDDLEAGVSTLGFRGEALHTIGAVSRLTIRTRPHDDGTEASTDAETGTELVYEGGEVESVGPVGCPAGTTVEVRDLFYNTPAREKYLKTTPTEFAHVNRVVRSYALANPDVAVRLEHDGREVFATPGRGDRHATVMAVYGREVAEAMHPVDDVEIPDGPLDDVTGLVSDPETNRSAREYVSVFVNGRAVSASAVREAVLEAYGGQLDADRYPFTALFLDVPAGDVDVNVHPRKMEVRFADEAAMKRQVRDAVQGALLDAGLVRSSAPRGRSKPAEAAVEPTTASDLADDAASTADASPSDAGPREAGASADDEDGDAPDAGDVDATPTDADVATTTDSETATTDSDATTTGSETTTGPDAASSESSGGSVAPDASAPVDDATTRESPEPDSSATPSTDSGASASFDGATETTASASGDAVESRESSTARDAESSPRFGGGLEQRTLTGEAATPGDEYERLPAMRVLGQYRDTYLVAETEDGLVLVDQHAADERVNYERLRAAFESDATAQALAEPVTLELTAGEAEAFPAYREALATLGFHAERTDSSEDAASGREVTVTTVPAVFDETLAPEDVRDVLSGFLASDDDGAATVDALADAFVADLACYPSVTANTSLTEGSVVDLLGALDDCENPFACPHGRPTIVRFDHGEVEDRFERDYPGHGGRRET
- a CDS encoding ribonucleotide-diphosphate reductase subunit beta; protein product: MTDAADRTGIDEDASSFRYYRNAVERHWDPAEIDLSADVERVADLDADAFDSLRRTLALFGAGEEAVTEDLSPLAVVLDDVDDQLFVTTQLYEEAKHAEFFHRYWTRVIHAAEDRRGEARSDPRDASWFNDAYDELFERNEAAMERLLTEDTPENRARAYCHYHLTVEGILAQTGYYGVQSSFDGSTPGLPELPGLVEGFSRIRSDEGRHVGFGMRKLKALVAADAVDPSLLHDLTGELAMLVQDAVSAAGREEDEGVTPADLAAYAAEKHAERMNQIVDATADVPDVEALTRLDE